Proteins encoded within one genomic window of Companilactobacillus zhachilii:
- a CDS encoding YlbF family regulator: MNIYDSANQLEQDLRKTTEVAELKLAFEAVKANDLAYKLFDKVQNKQFELQQKQMQGQEITDDDIKAMRELTDQLSNYTEIQNLMEKEQKMNSMMDELNKIISKPIAEIYQDK; encoded by the coding sequence ATGAACATTTACGATAGTGCTAATCAACTCGAACAAGATTTAAGAAAGACAACCGAAGTTGCTGAATTAAAGCTTGCTTTTGAAGCTGTTAAAGCCAACGACTTGGCTTACAAGCTTTTCGACAAGGTTCAAAACAAACAATTTGAACTACAACAAAAGCAAATGCAAGGTCAAGAAATTACTGATGACGACATTAAAGCAATGCGTGAATTGACAGATCAACTTTCAAATTACACTGAAATCCAAAACTTAATGGAAAAAGAGCAAAAGATGAATTCAATGATGGATGAATTGAACAAAATCATTTCAAAGCCTATCGCAGAAATTTATCAAGATAAATAA